A genomic segment from Longimicrobium sp. encodes:
- a CDS encoding TIGR02587 family membrane protein: MAKRTEHAERQIRREADRRFAVGLARAFAGAVFFSLPLLMTMEMWWLGFYMGRLRLALFMAVMLPVLVGLDRYSGFEETSTWGQDVLDALAAYAVGFVAAAAVLLLFGVIGPDTPPGEALGKVALQAVPGSFGAVLASSQLGGGGREEERRKRRAGYAGEVFFMLAGALFLAFNVAPTEEMILISYLMTPAHALLLAAASLGLMHAFVYAVGFRGTPRRGEGVSHLSVFLRFTVVGYAVALVVSAYVLWTFGRFEGEALATVVMQSVVLGFPAALGAAAARLIL; this comes from the coding sequence GTGGCGAAGCGGACGGAGCATGCGGAGCGACAGATCCGGCGCGAGGCCGACCGCAGGTTCGCGGTGGGGCTGGCGCGCGCCTTCGCGGGGGCGGTGTTCTTCTCGCTCCCGCTGCTGATGACCATGGAGATGTGGTGGCTGGGCTTCTACATGGGCCGGCTGCGCCTGGCGCTCTTCATGGCCGTGATGCTCCCCGTGCTGGTGGGGCTGGACCGCTACTCCGGCTTCGAGGAGACCTCCACCTGGGGCCAGGACGTGCTCGACGCCCTGGCGGCGTACGCGGTGGGCTTCGTGGCCGCCGCCGCCGTCCTCCTCCTCTTCGGGGTGATCGGCCCCGACACGCCGCCGGGCGAGGCGCTGGGAAAGGTGGCCCTCCAGGCGGTGCCCGGCAGCTTCGGCGCGGTGCTCGCCTCCAGCCAGCTCGGCGGCGGCGGGCGCGAGGAGGAGCGGCGGAAGCGGCGGGCCGGCTACGCGGGGGAAGTGTTCTTCATGCTGGCCGGCGCCCTCTTCCTGGCCTTCAACGTGGCCCCCACCGAAGAGATGATCCTGATCTCCTACCTCATGACGCCGGCCCACGCCCTCCTGCTCGCCGCGGCCTCGCTGGGGCTGATGCACGCCTTCGTCTACGCGGTGGGGTTCCGCGGCACGCCGCGGCGCGGGGAGGGGGTCTCGCACCTGAGCGTCTTCCTCCGCTTCACCGTGGTCGGCTACGCCGTGGCGCTCGTGGTGAGCGCGTACGTGCTGTGGACCTTCGGCCGCTTCGAGGGCGAGGCGCTCGCCACGGTCGTCATGCAGTCGGTGGTGCTCGGCTTCCCCGCCGCGCTCGGCGCGGCGG
- a CDS encoding L,D-transpeptidase, whose amino-acid sequence MARITRSGIEDRRDYTPPGRLRRIVHDHRRSTLALLLGVAAAALLFAATSAWAVSERFERRVAEMVYARDSRALAFVRQKEAELTERVAEKEKRLAAREEELLPSDRPYLVVSLAERRVLYIRGNDTTFRAPVAIGSGKTITIGGVTKRFQTPRGKMAITHKELDPVWVPPNWHYVEYARNHGLGIRDMSNASPNALAGFPAGQVPVSGGTVIIPPWGSPQRQHRGVLGAAKLELYDGYYFHGTDKENTVGDAASHGCLRMRREDILWMYRNVPVGTPVYIY is encoded by the coding sequence ATGGCGAGGATCACGAGGTCGGGGATCGAGGACCGGCGCGACTACACGCCGCCGGGGCGGCTCAGGCGGATCGTCCACGACCACCGCAGGAGCACGCTGGCGCTGCTGCTGGGGGTGGCGGCGGCGGCGCTGCTCTTCGCGGCGACGTCGGCGTGGGCGGTCAGCGAGCGCTTCGAGCGGCGGGTGGCCGAGATGGTGTACGCCCGCGACTCGCGCGCGCTGGCGTTCGTGCGGCAGAAGGAGGCGGAGCTCACCGAGCGGGTGGCCGAGAAGGAGAAGCGGCTGGCCGCGCGCGAGGAGGAGCTCCTTCCCAGCGACCGGCCGTACCTGGTGGTGTCGCTGGCCGAGCGGCGGGTGCTCTACATCCGCGGCAACGACACCACCTTCCGCGCGCCGGTGGCGATCGGGTCGGGGAAGACCATCACCATCGGCGGGGTGACCAAGCGCTTCCAGACGCCGCGCGGGAAGATGGCGATCACCCACAAGGAGCTGGACCCGGTGTGGGTGCCGCCCAACTGGCACTACGTCGAGTACGCCCGCAACCACGGGCTGGGGATCCGCGACATGAGCAACGCCTCGCCCAACGCGCTGGCGGGGTTCCCGGCGGGGCAGGTGCCGGTGAGCGGCGGCACGGTGATCATCCCGCCCTGGGGGAGCCCGCAGCGGCAGCACCGGGGCGTGCTGGGGGCGGCCAAGCTGGAGCTGTACGACGGCTACTACTTCCACGGCACCGACAAGGAGAACACCGTGGGCGACGCCGCCAGCCACGGCTGCCTGCGCATGCGCCGCGAGGACATCCTGTGGATGTACCGCAACGTGCCGGTGGGGACGCCGGTGTACATCTACTGA
- the yhbY gene encoding ribosome assembly RNA-binding protein YhbY produces MALTPKQRAYLKSQAHHLKPVVYVGKEGVGDATLRSVEEALNTRELIKVKVQEAAPLDVREAGAELEARVENAHLVQTIGRVAVLYRPHPKKPEIELPG; encoded by the coding sequence GTGGCGCTCACCCCCAAACAGCGCGCGTACCTGAAGAGCCAGGCGCACCACCTGAAGCCCGTGGTCTACGTCGGCAAGGAAGGCGTGGGCGACGCCACCCTGCGCTCCGTCGAAGAAGCGCTCAACACCCGCGAGCTGATCAAGGTCAAGGTGCAGGAGGCCGCCCCCCTCGACGTACGCGAGGCCGGCGCCGAGCTGGAGGCCCGCGTCGAGAACGCCCACCTGGTGCAGACCATCGGCCGCGTCGCCGTCCTCTACCGCCCCCACCCCAAGAAGCCCGAGATCGAGCTCCCCGGGTGA
- a CDS encoding sensor domain-containing diguanylate cyclase, with the protein MSVTLKPGVHRPDRTHTPGAPAAPSAAEIAHLFAAVPLLAGPEEVAAACVEAVRRVAGCPCSVSVPTRPVPLTVGDPREGMRPLFRFPAPGGEGEVWAGGAVPDAARDALAEHFARVWAVQEQKAANTAELDQLRFHLGALQQVARTLAVVRSLEETERLVLDSVGEVFFAWWAALYHTDGEQYTCRAVRSLRGESVAYAIPARVVRSVAAPGAPPIIPPGDAEIRDHVPAEVAVVAPLDFGDGHAGLLILGRRMTDAPYEPHDLALLRALADSSAIALRNAELLDRLRAQATIDPLTGCHNRRGFDEVLEVEFARARRYGRPLTVVLLDIDHFKRINDEFGHEVGDHALQRIGRAVRHTFRTTDSAARYGGEEFALVFPETTKEEGLRLAERLRLLIETLPPNAEVPRSLTASFGVAAFPDDAAEMGDLVRAADRALYLAKAQGRNRVEAA; encoded by the coding sequence ATGTCCGTCACCCTGAAGCCCGGCGTGCACCGTCCCGACCGCACGCACACCCCCGGCGCGCCCGCCGCCCCCTCGGCCGCGGAGATCGCGCACCTCTTCGCCGCGGTCCCGCTCCTGGCGGGCCCCGAAGAGGTGGCGGCCGCGTGCGTCGAGGCGGTGCGCCGCGTGGCGGGGTGCCCCTGCTCGGTCTCCGTTCCCACCCGCCCCGTCCCCCTCACCGTGGGCGACCCGCGCGAGGGGATGCGGCCGCTCTTCCGCTTCCCCGCGCCCGGCGGCGAGGGCGAGGTGTGGGCCGGCGGCGCCGTGCCCGACGCGGCGCGCGACGCGCTGGCCGAGCACTTCGCCCGCGTCTGGGCGGTGCAGGAGCAGAAGGCCGCCAACACCGCCGAGCTCGACCAGCTCCGCTTCCACCTGGGCGCGCTGCAGCAGGTGGCGCGCACCCTGGCCGTGGTGCGCAGCCTGGAAGAGACCGAGCGGCTGGTGCTGGACTCGGTGGGCGAGGTGTTCTTCGCCTGGTGGGCCGCGCTCTACCACACCGACGGCGAGCAGTACACCTGCCGCGCCGTGCGCTCCTTGCGCGGCGAGAGCGTGGCCTACGCCATCCCCGCGCGGGTGGTGCGCTCCGTGGCCGCCCCCGGCGCCCCCCCGATCATCCCCCCCGGAGACGCCGAGATCCGCGACCACGTCCCCGCCGAGGTGGCCGTGGTGGCCCCGCTCGACTTCGGCGACGGGCACGCGGGGCTGCTGATCCTGGGGCGGCGCATGACCGACGCCCCGTACGAGCCGCACGACCTGGCGCTCCTGCGCGCGCTCGCCGACTCCTCGGCCATCGCGCTCCGGAACGCCGAGCTGCTCGACCGGCTGCGCGCCCAGGCCACCATCGACCCGCTCACCGGCTGCCACAACCGCCGCGGCTTCGACGAGGTGCTGGAGGTGGAGTTCGCGCGTGCCCGCCGCTACGGCCGCCCGCTCACGGTGGTGCTGCTCGACATCGACCACTTCAAGCGCATCAACGACGAGTTCGGCCACGAAGTGGGCGACCACGCGCTGCAGCGGATCGGCCGGGCCGTGCGCCACACCTTCCGCACCACCGACAGCGCCGCGCGCTACGGCGGCGAGGAGTTCGCGCTGGTCTTCCCCGAGACGACCAAGGAAGAGGGGCTGCGCCTGGCCGAGCGCCTGCGGCTCCTGATCGAGACGCTCCCGCCCAACGCCGAGGTGCCGCGCTCGCTCACGGCCAGCTTCGGCGTGGCCGCCTTCCCCGACGACGCCGCCGAGATGGGCGACCTGGTGCGCGCCGCCGACCGCGCCCTGTACCTGGCCAAGGCCCAGGGCCGCAACCGCGTCGAAGCCGCCTGA
- a CDS encoding ATP-dependent 6-phosphofructokinase — translation MANLDRGIRRIAINTGGGDAPGLNAVIRAATLAALNRGWEVLGIRRGYMGILEDSVDGEPGIVHLTANAVRGITHLGGTILGTTTRGNPFGLEVRQPDGTWGKVDRSDEIVEAFRRLDIDALVAIGGDGSLNIADALYRKGLPVIGVPKTIDNDLRATDMTFGFQTAVEVATDAIGRLHSTAEAHQRAMVVQVMGRHTGWIALHSGMAGGADVILIPEIPYDLECIARKVRERDAHGRRFSIVVAAEGARPRGGDPSYADATGRYGGIADAIAAGIEKTTGKETRTLVLGHIQRGGEPIAYDRNLALRFGAAAVRCIADGQLGTMVALQGNCVRAVPLADAVSAIKTVPLDDDMVMACRQLGISFGD, via the coding sequence TGATCCGCGCCGCCACCCTGGCGGCGCTCAACCGCGGCTGGGAGGTGCTGGGGATCCGCCGCGGCTACATGGGGATCCTGGAAGACAGCGTCGACGGCGAGCCGGGGATCGTGCACCTCACCGCCAACGCCGTGCGCGGCATCACCCACCTGGGCGGCACCATCCTGGGCACCACCACCCGCGGCAACCCCTTCGGCCTCGAGGTGCGCCAGCCCGACGGCACCTGGGGGAAGGTCGACCGCTCCGACGAGATCGTCGAGGCCTTCCGCCGGCTCGACATCGACGCACTGGTCGCCATCGGCGGCGACGGCTCGCTCAACATCGCCGACGCCCTGTACCGCAAGGGGCTGCCGGTGATCGGGGTGCCCAAGACCATCGACAACGACCTGCGCGCCACCGACATGACCTTCGGCTTCCAGACCGCGGTCGAGGTGGCCACCGACGCCATCGGCCGGCTGCACTCCACCGCCGAGGCGCACCAGCGGGCCATGGTGGTGCAGGTGATGGGGCGCCACACCGGGTGGATCGCCCTGCACTCGGGGATGGCCGGCGGGGCCGACGTCATCCTCATCCCCGAGATCCCCTACGACCTGGAGTGCATCGCCCGCAAGGTCCGCGAGCGCGACGCCCACGGCCGGCGCTTCAGCATCGTGGTGGCCGCCGAGGGCGCCAGGCCGCGCGGCGGCGACCCCAGCTACGCCGACGCCACCGGCCGCTACGGCGGCATCGCCGACGCGATCGCCGCCGGGATCGAGAAGACCACGGGGAAGGAGACGCGCACCCTGGTGCTGGGGCACATCCAGCGCGGCGGCGAGCCGATCGCCTACGACCGCAACCTGGCGCTGCGCTTCGGGGCGGCCGCCGTGCGCTGCATCGCCGACGGCCAGCTGGGCACCATGGTGGCGCTGCAGGGCAACTGCGTCCGCGCCGTCCCCCTGGCCGACGCCGTCTCCGCCATCAAGACGGTCCCGCTGGACGACGACATGGTGATGGCCTGCCGCCAGCTCGGCATCTCCTTCGGCGACTGA